The following coding sequences lie in one Hoplias malabaricus isolate fHopMal1 chromosome 14, fHopMal1.hap1, whole genome shotgun sequence genomic window:
- the LOC136665675 gene encoding zinc finger protein 391-like has product MLKIGEVKCEDAVCGSSDPQDKPSAVLHADTSHQQTQTPTDRRKRFYCSNCGRCFIQQSHLKEHTRIHTGEKPFSCSECGKSFTQQGHLTEHKRIHTGEKPYSCSECGKSFTHHNSLRKHSRVHTGEKPYLCWECGKRFTQRFSLQVHQRIHTGEKPYYCTVCGKFFTQNSSLQSHQRIHTGEELHFCSECGKIFTRCDSLKEHQRIHTGEKPYSCSVCGRGFTTLSTVQRHQRVHTGEEPYSCSDCGKSFTRLSNLQKHQRLHT; this is encoded by the coding sequence ATGTTGAAAATAGGAGAGGTTAAATGTGAGGATGCAGTGTGTGGAAGCTCAGATCCTCAGGACAAACCGTCGGCTGTTCTCCACGCTGACACGTCCcaccaacaaacacagacacctacAGACCGAAGGAAGAGGTTTTACTGTTCAAACTGTGGAAGGTGTTTTATTCAGCAGAGTCACCTCAAAGAACACACGCGCATTCACACCGGGGAAAAACCAttttcctgttcagagtgtgggaagagtttcacTCAGCAGGGTCACCTCACAGAACACaagcgcattcacaccggagagaaaccgtattcctgttctgagtgtgggaagagtttcacTCATCACAATTCTCTCCGAAAGCACTCGcgcgttcacacaggagagaagccGTATCTGTGCTGGGAGTGTGGGAAGAGGTTCACGCAGCGCTTTTCTCTTCAGgttcaccagcgcattcacactggagagaaaccgtattatTGTACCGTGTGTGGGAAGTTTTTTACACAGAATAGTTCTCTCCAATcacatcagcgcattcacactggagaggaACTTCAtttctgttcagagtgtgggaagattTTTACTCGTTGCGATTCTCTCAaagaacaccagcgcattcacacgggagagaaaccgtattcctGTTCAGTGTGTGGGAGGGGCTTTACTACACTGAGCACCGTTCAAAGACACCAGCGCGTTCACACGGGAGAGGAACCGTATTCCTGTTCAGactgtggaaagagttttaccAGACTGAgtaatctccaaaaacaccagcgcctTCACACCTGA